From Oncorhynchus keta strain PuntledgeMale-10-30-2019 chromosome 25, Oket_V2, whole genome shotgun sequence, one genomic window encodes:
- the LOC118357958 gene encoding C-X-C motif chemokine 11-1-like produces the protein MTNTMTSTVLISFLACLLLVNVEGQVGHSKARCLCLNGLVNHVKSRHIEKLEVYTSSHSCRNMEIIVTLKNGKGKKCLNPEAPFAKKTIEKIMKKHRSVQ, from the exons ATGACCAACACGATGACATCAACGGTCCTCATCAGCTTCCTGGCCTGTCTGCTCCTGGTCAATGTTGAAG GCCAGGTGGGTCATTCTAAAGCTCGGTGCCTGTGTCTGAATGGACTGGTGAACCACGTTAAATCTCGTCACATTGAGAAGCTCGAGGTGTACACCTCCAGCCACTCCTGCAGGAACATGGAGATCAT TGTCACTCTGAAGAACGGAAAAGGGAAAAAGTGTCTGAATCCAGAGGCTCCATTTGCCAAGAAAACCATTGAGAAAATAATGAAAAAACACAG GAGTGTGCAGTGA